One region of Zingiber officinale cultivar Zhangliang chromosome 7B, Zo_v1.1, whole genome shotgun sequence genomic DNA includes:
- the LOC122004655 gene encoding uncharacterized protein LOC122004655, which translates to MRVLAYGVGADLMDEYVRIGETTAIKSMKLFVKSVISIFGDEYLRSPNSNDIARLLAVGEKRGFPDGIYPSWSTFVKTIPTPQGRKRQLFASAQESMRKDVERAFGLLQTHFAIVHGPVRYFCQSVLKDIMMAYIILHNMIVE; encoded by the exons ATGAGGGTCCTTGCTTATGGAGTTGGAGCTGATCTCATGGATGAGTATGTAAGAATTGGAGAAACCACAGCAATAAAGAGCATGAAACTTTTTGTCAAATCGGTAATCTCGATCTTTGGAGATGAGTACTTGCGGTCTCCAAATAGCAATGACATTGCTAGATTGCTTGCAGTCGGTGAGAAACGAGGATTTCCAG ATGGAATCTATCCTTCATGGTCTACATTTGTCAAAACCATTCCAACACCACAAGGTCGTAAAAGGCAATTGTTTGCATCAGCTCAAGAATCTATGAGGAAGGATGTCGAGCGAGCATTTGGACTTCTACAGACACACTTTGCAATTGTTCATGGACCAGTACGATATTTTTGTCAATCTGTACTAAAAGATATCATGATGGCCTACATAATATTACACAACATGATCGttgagtga